One genomic window of [Clostridium] scindens ATCC 35704 includes the following:
- a CDS encoding Na+/H+ antiporter NhaC family protein, with the protein MGNERGNGAALLPIGVFLVIFLGSGIITGDFYAMPAIVAFLIALLVAFIQNRGLSFQEKISIISRGVGDENIITMSLIFLSAGAFSGAVTAAGGVESTVNLGLSILPAKVAVVGLFVIGCFISVSMGTSMGTIAALAPIAVGISEKTGFSLAICIGAVVCGAMFGDNLSMISDTTIAAVKTQGCEMKDKFKENFFIVLPAAIITIIIFLVITRNANFKLTEELTYNIFRVLPYILVLVGALIGINVFVVLIGGTVISLIVGVATGSLAVGEMFSSVGEGVTGMYDITVISIVVACIVSLVKEFGGIQFILNLIKKSIKGQRGGEVGIAGLSLLVDMCTANNTVAIVMAGPIAKEISDEFEISPRRSASLLDIFTSVGQGLIPYGAQLLSAASLTGLTPFNIMPYLFYPILMAISAVLFILFRKAN; encoded by the coding sequence TTTTTATGCAATGCCTGCAATCGTAGCCTTTTTGATTGCGCTTCTGGTGGCCTTTATCCAGAACAGAGGCTTAAGTTTTCAAGAAAAGATCAGCATTATATCAAGAGGTGTGGGAGATGAGAACATTATTACCATGAGCCTAATCTTCCTTAGCGCCGGAGCATTTTCCGGCGCGGTCACGGCTGCAGGGGGCGTGGAAAGTACAGTTAATCTGGGCCTTTCCATACTTCCGGCAAAAGTGGCGGTAGTGGGATTGTTCGTGATTGGCTGCTTCATCTCCGTATCAATGGGGACAAGCATGGGGACGATCGCGGCATTGGCCCCAATAGCAGTAGGCATCAGCGAGAAGACAGGGTTCTCCCTGGCTATCTGTATCGGAGCGGTTGTATGCGGGGCAATGTTCGGCGATAACCTGTCCATGATATCGGATACGACGATTGCCGCGGTAAAGACGCAGGGATGCGAGATGAAGGATAAGTTCAAGGAGAACTTCTTTATCGTGCTTCCGGCTGCTATTATCACAATCATAATATTCCTGGTGATTACCAGGAATGCGAATTTTAAACTGACAGAAGAACTGACATACAATATATTCCGGGTGCTGCCATATATACTGGTACTGGTTGGCGCGCTGATTGGAATCAATGTATTCGTGGTCCTCATCGGAGGAACGGTGATATCCTTGATCGTGGGAGTCGCAACGGGCAGCCTGGCGGTCGGGGAGATGTTCTCTTCTGTGGGCGAGGGAGTTACGGGGATGTATGATATCACCGTAATCTCGATCGTGGTGGCATGTATTGTGTCGCTGGTTAAGGAATTTGGGGGAATACAGTTTATATTGAATCTGATCAAGAAGAGTATCAAAGGGCAGCGCGGCGGCGAGGTCGGCATTGCGGGATTGTCGCTTCTGGTTGATATGTGTACGGCTAATAATACGGTTGCCATCGTAATGGCAGGACCTATCGCAAAGGAAATCAGCGATGAGTTTGAGATATCTCCAAGAAGGTCTGCGTCTTTGCTGGATATTTTTACTTCCGTGGGGCAGGGACTGATCCCATATGGCGCTCAGCTGTTGTCGGCAGCCAGTCTTACTGGGCTGACGCCGTTTAATATCATGCCATATCTGTTCTATCCGATATTGATGGCGATCAGCGCTGTACTTTTTATTCTGTTCAGGAAAGCAAATTAA